A single region of the Palaemon carinicauda isolate YSFRI2023 chromosome 17, ASM3689809v2, whole genome shotgun sequence genome encodes:
- the LOC137656414 gene encoding carbohydrate sulfotransferase 10-like: MATGTGENIQHTEEQMAAQAKIFADREAALDAFCEQTEDKPSFLHNISDVHANIRWVPKHNLTWCPVYKAASTTWMTNLLLLAGIKSTNSSLHKQVRKLYPPPEDLEERQRLLDTSMRMLIVRHPLERLLSAYRDKMLRDNQFQKVSNLVKTGYSDPSAKEDDAYPTFLQFLKYIKDIMKKFWNSEGKSRVNPHWQPVWWTCGPCQIKYDAIAHMETLMVDQEYIIRKAGLKDLAINAHTHSSNLDSYNGTNQATQDYFSRIPKTLIKQVSNLYRHDFQLFGYTPNEYIKMGTD; encoded by the exons ATGGCTACTGGCACCGGAGAAAACATTCAACAT ACCGAAGAGCAGATGGCCGCTCAAGCTAAGATATTTGCTGACAGAGAAGCTGCCTTGGATGCATTTTGTGAGCAAACAGAAGATAAGCCCTCTTTTCTTCACAACATTTCGGATGTCCATGCAAATATTCGCTGGGTCCCCAAGCATAATCTGACTTGGTGTCCAGTTTATAAG GCAGCCTCAACAACATGGATGACTAACCTCCTCCTTCTAGCTGGAATTAAATCTACTAACAGCAGCTTACACAAGCAGGTCAGGAAGCTCTACCCTCCACCAGAGGACCTAGAAGAGAGACAGAGGCTTCTGGACACGTCCATGAGAATGTTGATTGTGAGGCATCCTCTGGAACGCCTCCTTTCGGCTTATAG GGATAAAATGCTCCGGGATAACCAATTCCAGAAGGTGTCTAACCTTGTGAAAACCGGATATTCTGATCCCAGCGCTAAGGAAGATGATGCTTACCCAACTTTCCTCCAGTTTCTCAAGTACATCAAAGACATCATGAAGAAATTCTG GAATTCTGAAGGTAAATCAAGAGTAAATCCTCACTGGCAACCAGTTTGGTGGACTTGCGGACCCTGCCAAATCAAATACGATGCCATAGCTCATATGGAAACACTCATGGTAGACCAGGAGTACATCATAAGGAAAGCTGGTCTCAAAGATTTGGCTATCAACGCACATACGCATTCATCTAA TCTTGACTCTTACAATGGGACCAACCAGGCCACTCAAGATTACTTCAGCCGTATCCCCAAAACGCTGATTAAACAAGTATCGAACCTGTACAGACACGACTTCCAGTTGTTTGGGTATACGCCAAACGAGTATATCAAAATGGGGACTGATTAG